A single Calidifontibacter indicus DNA region contains:
- a CDS encoding response regulator transcription factor: MKLLVLDRSGAVGPRLHASLENRGYEVDSTSESSIALWHSGIGNIDAVVICCDRPGLDDLAKVAELGGNPDRIPVVVLVAAADDTDVVRVLDAGADDLLCSPVSAREFDARLRAIVRRATPRAGPSLEVGTLRLEPQERRAWRDDHELELSPREFDLLEVFMRHPGRLLTREFLLDGVWDIAYLGRSNVVDQGVSHVRRKIDRPFGRDDLQTVRGAGYRLRAS, from the coding sequence ATGAAACTGCTCGTCCTGGACCGATCCGGCGCCGTCGGCCCGCGCCTGCACGCCTCGCTGGAGAATCGCGGCTACGAGGTCGACAGCACTTCCGAGTCGTCGATTGCGCTGTGGCACAGCGGAATCGGGAATATCGATGCGGTCGTTATCTGCTGCGATCGACCCGGACTCGACGACCTCGCCAAGGTCGCCGAGCTCGGCGGCAACCCCGACCGCATCCCCGTCGTGGTGCTCGTTGCGGCCGCCGACGACACCGACGTCGTGCGGGTGCTCGACGCCGGCGCCGACGACCTGTTGTGTTCGCCGGTGAGCGCCCGTGAGTTCGATGCGCGGCTGCGGGCGATCGTGCGACGGGCAACTCCGCGGGCCGGTCCGTCGCTCGAGGTGGGCACCCTCCGCCTCGAACCGCAGGAGCGCCGGGCCTGGCGCGACGACCACGAACTCGAGCTCTCACCAAGGGAATTCGACCTGCTCGAGGTGTTCATGCGACACCCCGGCAGGTTGCTCACCCGCGAGTTCCTGCTCGACGGCGTCTGGGACATCGCCTATCTGGGCCGCTCGAACGTGGTCGACCAGGGCGTCAGTCATGTGCGCCGCAAGATCGACCGTCCGTTCGGGCGCGACGATCTGCAGACCGTCCGCGGTGCCGGGTATCGCCTGCGGGCGAGCTGA
- a CDS encoding transglycosylase family protein, with amino-acid sequence MKDTTKRTLPWRRAAIGGTVGLALLGVAAAAAPAQAATVPDVLAKIRYCESGNNYQAQNPSSSASGAYQFLTSTWQSLSASAGYATAKSAPASVQDAAAIELYNAQGTAPWAASQSCWASLGAVSTTSTGSTGSAGSTGSTGSTGSTGSTGSTGSTGSATGTSTSTGTTTAGTTSTGSSTPSTTRDADRTHGAPARSSSRPAPLTAKKVNTAAAQGNRADHDGDGKRDCGLKPAGKSVSTASARSTAHPFAHTVAAR; translated from the coding sequence ATGAAGGACACCACGAAGCGGACGCTCCCCTGGCGCCGCGCCGCGATCGGCGGCACCGTCGGCCTCGCCCTGCTCGGCGTCGCCGCAGCGGCAGCGCCCGCCCAGGCGGCCACCGTGCCCGACGTGCTCGCGAAGATCCGCTACTGCGAGAGCGGCAACAACTACCAGGCCCAGAACCCCAGCAGCTCCGCGTCGGGCGCCTACCAGTTCCTCACCAGCACCTGGCAGTCGCTGTCGGCAAGCGCCGGCTACGCCACAGCGAAGTCGGCGCCCGCGTCGGTGCAGGACGCCGCGGCGATCGAGCTCTACAACGCGCAGGGCACCGCACCGTGGGCCGCGTCGCAGTCGTGCTGGGCGTCCCTCGGCGCGGTGTCGACCACGTCGACGGGCTCGACCGGCTCGGCCGGCTCGACCGGGTCGACCGGTTCGACCGGCTCGACCGGCTCGACCGGTTCGACCGGCTCGACGGGGTCGGCCACCGGCACCTCGACGAGCACGGGCACGACGACAGCCGGCACCACGTCGACGGGTTCATCCACCCCGTCGACCACTCGCGACGCCGACCGGACGCACGGCGCACCGGCACGCAGCAGTTCACGCCCGGCTCCGCTCACCGCCAAGAAGGTGAACACCGCTGCGGCGCAGGGAAACCGGGCCGATCACGACGGTGACGGCAAGCGCGACTGCGGCTTGAAGCCAGCCGGCAAGTCGGTCTCCACGGCGAGCGCGCGCAGCACTGCACACCCCTTCGCACACACCGTCGCGGCGCGCTGA
- a CDS encoding long-chain-acyl-CoA synthetase, with protein MSSAVPRRVGVTDVAKGLVGFLPDLPLLAREAPGLVLRKPSHTASIGLQFQRTAHRYADRAFLKGAGRELTYREANELVNQYAHLFGERGVGRGDVVGINSANDVENVLVMLAVVKLGAVAGLINYNQRGEVLAHSLRTLDAALVVMADDLDEEFASSGEIATQQQVIHYSELPSLVQGRPADDPAVVNQVRAKERALLIFTSGTTGMPKASVMTHYRWLKSYSGLGALGVRLRPTDTLYCALPLYHNNAVTVALGAVLAAGAAMAVAPKFSASRFWDECRTYDATAFVYIGELCRYLLAQPERSDDRDHNIRVIVGNGLRPDIWDQFQQRFGIGRIAEFYGASECNIAFINAFNIGQTAGTCPLPYKVVAYDPETGAATRDDAGRLATVKTGEVGLLISKVTDRAPFDGYTDDAATEKKLLRNGFKDGDCWFDTGDLVRNQGLTHVAFVDRLGDTFRWKGENVATTEVEAALARAPQVADSTVYGVDVPGCDGKAGMAAIVLADSETFDGAVLADHVRSELPAHARPLFVRVVEALEHTSTFKSRKVELRDLGFAAGDEAVHVLTKDKGYVPAYDGYVDEIVAGTAG; from the coding sequence ATGAGTAGTGCAGTCCCCCGCCGGGTCGGCGTCACCGACGTGGCGAAGGGGCTGGTCGGCTTCCTGCCCGACCTGCCGCTGCTCGCCCGGGAAGCGCCCGGGCTCGTGCTGCGCAAGCCGAGCCACACCGCCTCGATCGGCCTGCAGTTCCAGCGCACGGCTCACCGCTATGCCGATCGCGCGTTCCTCAAGGGCGCCGGCCGGGAACTCACCTACCGCGAGGCCAACGAGTTGGTGAACCAGTACGCCCACCTGTTCGGCGAGCGTGGCGTGGGGCGCGGTGACGTCGTCGGCATCAACTCCGCCAACGACGTCGAGAACGTGCTGGTCATGCTCGCCGTCGTGAAGCTCGGCGCCGTCGCCGGTCTTATCAACTACAACCAGCGCGGGGAGGTGCTGGCGCACAGCCTGCGAACCCTCGACGCCGCGCTCGTGGTGATGGCCGACGACCTCGACGAGGAGTTCGCGAGCTCCGGCGAGATCGCCACGCAACAGCAGGTGATCCACTACAGCGAACTGCCCTCGCTCGTGCAGGGCCGCCCCGCCGACGACCCCGCCGTCGTGAACCAGGTGAGGGCGAAGGAACGCGCCCTGCTGATCTTCACCTCGGGCACCACCGGCATGCCCAAGGCGTCGGTGATGACGCACTACCGCTGGTTGAAGTCCTACTCCGGCCTAGGGGCGCTCGGGGTGCGGCTGCGCCCGACGGACACGCTCTACTGCGCCCTTCCGCTCTACCACAACAACGCGGTGACCGTCGCCCTCGGTGCGGTGCTCGCCGCGGGGGCTGCGATGGCCGTCGCGCCGAAGTTCTCCGCCAGCAGGTTCTGGGACGAATGCCGCACCTACGACGCCACGGCGTTCGTCTACATCGGCGAACTGTGCCGCTATCTGCTCGCCCAGCCCGAGCGGTCGGACGACCGCGACCACAACATCCGGGTGATCGTCGGCAACGGCTTGCGGCCGGACATCTGGGACCAGTTCCAGCAGCGGTTCGGCATCGGTCGTATCGCGGAGTTCTACGGCGCGTCCGAGTGCAACATCGCCTTCATCAACGCGTTCAACATCGGGCAGACCGCCGGCACCTGCCCGCTGCCCTACAAGGTCGTGGCCTACGACCCCGAGACCGGTGCGGCCACCCGCGACGACGCCGGACGCCTCGCGACGGTGAAAACGGGCGAGGTCGGGCTGCTGATCAGCAAGGTCACCGACCGCGCGCCGTTCGACGGCTACACCGACGACGCCGCCACCGAGAAGAAGCTGCTGCGCAACGGATTCAAGGACGGCGACTGCTGGTTCGACACCGGTGATCTGGTGCGCAATCAGGGGCTCACGCACGTTGCGTTCGTCGACCGGCTGGGCGACACCTTCCGCTGGAAGGGCGAGAACGTCGCCACCACCGAGGTGGAGGCCGCGCTCGCCCGCGCACCCCAGGTGGCCGACTCCACCGTCTACGGCGTCGACGTGCCGGGTTGCGACGGCAAGGCGGGCATGGCCGCGATCGTGCTCGCCGACAGCGAGACCTTCGACGGTGCGGTGCTCGCCGACCACGTGCGCAGCGAGTTGCCGGCACACGCCCGGCCGCTGTTCGTGCGGGTGGTGGAGGCCCTCGAACACACCTCCACCTTCAAGTCGCGCAAGGTCGAGCTGCGTGACCTCGGGTTCGCCGCCGGCGACGAGGCCGTGCACGTGCTCACCAAGGACAAGGGGTATGTGCCCGCCTACGACGGCTACGTCGACGAGATCGTCGCCGGCACCGCGGGCTGA
- a CDS encoding ABC-F family ATP-binding cassette domain-containing protein, translating into MTTSSPTLLLDDIAVTYDGRWILDGISLTASAGNRVGLVGENGSGKSTLLRLAAGVEPPTRGAVHTPADLGYVAQDGGLDPEHTIARVLHDALAPLHAAVRKLEELATGLEQPGAADRYDEVLAWATRHDAWTATARAERAAALLGLEQLPHDRPVGTLSGGQRGRLALAALLARRPDCVLLDEPTNHLDDGALAFLEEELRSMGGVVVAASHDRTFLDTVCTSIVDLDRTHFGTDGEGGRTYTGNYTDYLAEKARARARWQEAFEAQQQELNELRVTARTTDLDVAHDRPASDGDKFIYAFKGSRVQATVSRRRRNAEQRIAAIERARISKPPKTLRFGGTFSADGAGWVSARDAAVAGRFRIGRLDVCAGEHWLITGANGSGKSSLLAAIAGELALGHGTLEVSARRIGFLRQEISFAEPHLTPLQAYGDDESQPGLNALGLLPPRDARRPIGQLSLGQQQRLALAMLIAGRPDLVLLDEPTNHLSLGLVEELEAALLDAPATVLVASHDRWLRSRWSGPTVRLGS; encoded by the coding sequence ATGACCACCAGCTCTCCCACTCTCCTGCTCGACGACATCGCCGTCACCTACGACGGACGGTGGATCCTCGACGGCATCTCACTCACCGCGTCCGCCGGCAACCGCGTCGGGCTGGTCGGCGAGAACGGCTCGGGCAAGTCAACGCTGCTGCGCCTCGCCGCTGGTGTCGAGCCGCCGACCCGCGGCGCGGTGCACACACCGGCAGATCTGGGCTACGTCGCGCAGGACGGCGGACTCGATCCGGAGCACACGATCGCCCGGGTGTTGCACGACGCGCTCGCGCCGCTGCACGCCGCGGTGCGCAAACTCGAAGAGCTGGCAACCGGATTGGAGCAACCCGGCGCCGCCGATCGATATGACGAGGTGCTCGCGTGGGCCACCCGTCATGACGCCTGGACCGCGACCGCGCGGGCCGAGCGCGCCGCCGCGCTCCTCGGTCTCGAGCAGTTGCCCCACGACCGCCCCGTCGGGACGCTCTCGGGTGGGCAGCGTGGACGGCTCGCCCTTGCCGCGCTGCTCGCACGCCGGCCCGACTGCGTGCTGCTCGACGAACCGACCAACCACCTCGACGACGGCGCCCTCGCCTTCCTGGAGGAGGAGTTGCGATCGATGGGCGGCGTCGTGGTTGCCGCGAGCCACGACCGCACCTTCCTCGACACGGTGTGCACCTCGATCGTCGACCTCGACCGCACCCACTTCGGCACCGACGGCGAAGGCGGCCGCACCTACACCGGCAACTACACCGACTACCTCGCCGAGAAGGCGCGGGCCCGGGCGCGCTGGCAGGAGGCCTTCGAGGCGCAACAGCAGGAGTTGAACGAACTTCGGGTCACCGCACGCACCACCGACCTCGACGTGGCCCACGACCGTCCGGCCAGTGACGGCGACAAGTTCATCTACGCGTTCAAGGGGTCGCGGGTGCAGGCCACGGTGTCGCGGCGTCGGCGCAACGCCGAGCAGCGCATCGCAGCGATCGAGCGGGCGCGCATCAGCAAGCCACCGAAGACCCTGCGGTTCGGCGGCACGTTCTCGGCCGACGGCGCGGGGTGGGTGTCGGCGCGTGACGCCGCCGTGGCCGGTCGCTTCCGGATCGGGCGGCTCGACGTGTGCGCCGGTGAACACTGGCTGATCACCGGGGCCAACGGCTCGGGCAAGTCGAGCCTGCTCGCGGCGATCGCGGGCGAGCTCGCCCTGGGTCACGGCACGCTCGAGGTGTCGGCCCGGCGAATCGGATTCCTTCGTCAGGAGATCAGCTTCGCCGAACCGCACCTCACCCCGCTGCAGGCGTACGGCGATGACGAGTCGCAGCCCGGCCTGAACGCCCTCGGGCTACTGCCGCCCCGCGACGCCCGCAGGCCGATCGGACAGCTCAGCCTCGGCCAGCAGCAGCGCCTCGCGCTGGCGATGCTCATCGCGGGGCGCCCCGACCTGGTGCTGCTCGACGAGCCGACCAACCACCTCTCGCTCGGGCTGGTCGAGGAACTGGAGGCGGCACTGCTCGACGCCCCGGCGACGGTGCTCGTGGCCAGCCACGATCGGTGGTTGCGGTCGCGGTGGAGCGGGCCGACGGTGCGACTGGGGTCGTGA
- the glmS gene encoding glutamine--fructose-6-phosphate transaminase (isomerizing), with amino-acid sequence MCGIVGYVGPDQAVPVIVEGLTQLEYRGYDSAGLGVLTARGPKIVRAVGRVRDLEAKLPKRLSSTIGIGHTRWATHGPATQANAHPHQSDDGRILLVHNGIIDNAAQLRARLVAEGIEFASDTDTEALAHLIARSQASTLEEQVLDALSQVSGTFAIAVVDSTQADRIVVARRGSPLVLGVGDHEMFVASDPAAIVRHTSSVVHLDDGECAVVTADSFRTFTAESSDTGKQPQTVDAEAIAAEIGEHASFMHKEMFEQPESLRRMLSGRLDHRFATVRLDGLGLDPRDLRSFKRVKAIGCGSAYYIGQLGASLIEDLARIPADAEPASEFRYRNPIIEPDTLYVAVSQSGETADTLFAVQEIQRKGGHVVGLVNVVGSSIARACGGGIYLHAGPEVSVASTKVLTHMGVGFAMLAVLLGRVRDLSHSDGARILAGLERIPDQVREILDREAEIGAVADVVADATSVFFIGRVRGYPVAREGAQKLKEISYLHAEAYPSSELKHGPLALISAEMPTVAIVPDDELVDRNIGALHEVSARQGPLVVVTHEAVEIDVEVARIDVPKNERELDPLLMTVPLQLLAHQVATRLGRDIDRPRNLAKSVTVE; translated from the coding sequence ATGTGCGGAATCGTGGGCTATGTCGGCCCCGACCAGGCGGTGCCCGTCATCGTCGAAGGCCTCACCCAACTCGAGTACCGCGGCTACGACTCCGCCGGTCTTGGTGTGCTCACCGCACGCGGGCCGAAGATCGTGCGCGCCGTGGGGCGAGTGCGCGACCTCGAAGCGAAGCTGCCCAAACGGCTGTCGTCGACGATCGGCATCGGGCACACTCGCTGGGCCACCCACGGTCCTGCCACGCAGGCCAACGCCCACCCGCACCAGTCGGACGACGGTCGGATTCTGTTGGTGCACAACGGCATCATCGACAACGCTGCACAACTGCGCGCACGTCTGGTGGCTGAGGGCATCGAGTTCGCGAGCGACACCGACACGGAAGCTCTCGCGCACCTGATCGCCCGGTCGCAAGCGTCGACCCTCGAGGAGCAGGTGCTCGATGCCCTCTCCCAGGTCAGCGGCACCTTCGCCATCGCGGTCGTCGATTCCACCCAGGCCGACCGCATCGTCGTGGCCCGCCGGGGCTCCCCGCTCGTGCTCGGGGTCGGTGACCACGAGATGTTCGTTGCCTCCGACCCGGCGGCGATCGTGCGGCACACGTCCAGCGTGGTGCACCTCGACGACGGTGAGTGCGCCGTCGTCACGGCTGACAGCTTCCGCACCTTCACCGCCGAGTCGTCCGACACGGGCAAGCAGCCGCAGACGGTCGACGCCGAGGCGATCGCGGCTGAAATCGGCGAGCACGCCTCGTTCATGCACAAGGAGATGTTCGAGCAGCCGGAGTCGTTGCGTCGCATGCTCTCCGGACGCCTCGACCATCGGTTCGCGACGGTGCGCCTCGACGGTCTGGGCCTCGACCCACGTGACCTGCGATCGTTCAAACGGGTGAAGGCCATCGGGTGCGGGTCGGCCTACTACATCGGCCAGTTGGGGGCATCGCTGATCGAAGACCTCGCGCGCATCCCGGCCGACGCCGAACCGGCGTCCGAGTTCCGCTACCGCAACCCGATCATCGAGCCCGACACGCTCTACGTCGCGGTGAGCCAGTCGGGCGAGACCGCCGACACGCTGTTCGCCGTGCAGGAGATCCAGCGCAAGGGTGGCCACGTCGTCGGACTGGTGAATGTCGTCGGCTCGTCGATCGCGCGCGCCTGCGGCGGTGGCATCTACCTGCACGCCGGACCCGAGGTGAGCGTCGCCTCGACCAAGGTGTTGACGCACATGGGTGTCGGCTTCGCAATGCTTGCCGTGTTGCTCGGACGTGTTCGCGACCTCTCGCACTCCGACGGCGCACGCATCCTTGCCGGGTTGGAACGCATCCCCGATCAGGTGCGCGAGATCCTCGACCGCGAGGCCGAGATCGGTGCGGTTGCCGATGTCGTTGCCGATGCGACGTCGGTGTTCTTCATCGGACGGGTGCGTGGCTACCCGGTCGCGCGCGAGGGTGCGCAGAAGCTCAAGGAGATCTCGTACCTGCACGCCGAGGCCTACCCCAGTAGCGAGCTGAAGCACGGCCCGTTGGCGCTGATCTCTGCCGAGATGCCGACTGTCGCGATCGTTCCGGACGACGAACTCGTCGACCGCAATATCGGTGCGCTCCACGAGGTTTCGGCACGACAGGGCCCGCTGGTGGTGGTCACCCACGAAGCCGTCGAGATCGACGTCGAGGTCGCCCGCATCGACGTGCCGAAGAACGAGCGCGAACTCGACCCGCTGCTGATGACCGTGCCGTTGCAACTGCTGGCTCATCAGGTGGCCACCCGCCTGGGTCGCGACATCGACCGGCCGCGCAACCTGGCGAAATCGGTCACCGTCGAGTGA
- a CDS encoding DUF692 domain-containing protein, translated as MPRGTAIAWRAPIASELADLAGQGRLQFTEVVAENVDPDRPPAALMKLAEQVTVIPHGVTLGLADASTPDPARLQRLSQLATLFDAPLVSEHLAFVRAAETPDSLHGDVLEAGHLMPPPRTRPMLEVVVENIEIAQEQLSVPLAIENIAALLSWPEDELDEPEFLGEIVRRTGVRVVLDVANLHASAVSRGTDAHEELLRFPLDAVAYVHVAGGTERDGLYIDTHAHPVPDAVSELLSAYVAHRVSCGATVPGIMLERDADVRAEAVLHDLDRIDCAVARGVARVGS; from the coding sequence ATGCCGAGAGGGACCGCGATCGCGTGGCGCGCGCCGATCGCGTCCGAGCTCGCAGACCTCGCCGGGCAGGGGCGCTTGCAGTTCACCGAGGTCGTCGCCGAGAACGTCGACCCCGACCGTCCTCCGGCCGCACTGATGAAGCTGGCCGAGCAGGTGACGGTGATCCCGCACGGCGTCACCCTCGGCCTAGCCGACGCCTCCACTCCGGATCCGGCTCGACTGCAACGACTTTCGCAGCTCGCGACACTCTTCGACGCGCCACTCGTGAGCGAACACCTGGCGTTCGTGCGGGCCGCCGAGACGCCCGATTCGTTGCACGGCGACGTGCTCGAGGCAGGCCACCTGATGCCGCCGCCGCGCACCCGGCCGATGCTCGAGGTCGTCGTCGAGAACATCGAGATCGCGCAGGAGCAGCTGTCCGTTCCGCTCGCGATCGAGAACATCGCAGCGCTGCTGAGCTGGCCCGAGGACGAGTTGGACGAGCCGGAGTTCCTCGGCGAGATCGTGCGCCGCACCGGCGTCCGGGTGGTGCTCGACGTGGCCAATCTGCACGCGAGCGCGGTCTCGCGTGGCACCGATGCCCACGAGGAACTGCTGCGATTCCCGCTCGACGCCGTCGCCTATGTGCACGTCGCCGGCGGCACCGAACGCGACGGTCTCTACATCGACACCCACGCCCACCCCGTGCCCGACGCGGTGTCGGAACTGCTGAGCGCCTACGTGGCACATCGAGTTTCGTGCGGCGCAACGGTGCCGGGGATCATGCTCGAACGGGACGCCGACGTGCGCGCCGAAGCGGTGCTGCACGACCTCGACCGGATCGACTGCGCCGTCGCCCGGGGAGTCGCCCGTGTCGGCTCGTGA
- the ligD gene encoding non-homologous end-joining DNA ligase, with amino-acid sequence MAALPGRRSSSPKVEIEVGERIVSVSNPDRVYFPARGETKLDLVNYYLSVGDGIVRALRDRPCMLHRFPTGVSGEKVHQKRLPHGAPEWIDTVRVFFPRYKRTADELCVTELAQVIWAVQMSTVEFHPWNSRRPEIEKPDEWRIDLDPMPECGFDRVRRVADVCWELLDELGIRGFPKTSGGSGLHIYVRIEQEWGFQDVRRAALAFAREVERRAPGDVTTTWWRKDRDPASLFVDYNQNARDHTMASAYSVRGNPEGTVSTPFDWDELADIDPRECTIATVPARYAQVGDLTAEIDEVAHRLDVLLDWAARDERDGAQMPPEPNE; translated from the coding sequence ATGGCAGCCTTACCGGGACGGCGCAGCAGCTCCCCCAAGGTCGAGATCGAGGTCGGCGAGCGCATCGTGTCGGTGTCGAACCCCGACCGGGTCTACTTCCCTGCTCGGGGCGAGACGAAGCTCGATCTCGTCAACTACTACCTGTCGGTCGGTGACGGCATCGTGCGCGCGCTGCGCGACCGTCCGTGCATGCTGCACCGCTTCCCGACCGGCGTTTCCGGGGAGAAGGTGCACCAGAAGCGGCTGCCGCACGGCGCGCCCGAGTGGATAGACACCGTGCGCGTCTTCTTCCCGCGCTACAAACGCACCGCCGACGAGCTCTGCGTCACCGAGCTCGCACAGGTGATCTGGGCAGTGCAGATGTCGACGGTCGAGTTCCACCCCTGGAACTCCCGACGCCCGGAGATCGAGAAGCCCGACGAGTGGCGCATCGACCTCGACCCGATGCCCGAGTGCGGGTTCGACCGGGTGCGACGCGTCGCCGACGTCTGCTGGGAACTCCTTGACGAGTTGGGAATTCGCGGCTTCCCCAAGACCAGCGGCGGGTCAGGGCTGCACATCTACGTGCGGATCGAGCAGGAGTGGGGATTCCAGGACGTTCGTCGCGCCGCGCTGGCGTTCGCCCGGGAGGTGGAGCGCCGGGCACCCGGCGACGTCACGACCACGTGGTGGCGCAAGGATCGCGACCCAGCTTCCTTGTTCGTCGACTACAACCAGAACGCCCGCGACCACACGATGGCGTCGGCCTACTCGGTGCGGGGCAACCCCGAAGGCACGGTGTCCACCCCGTTCGACTGGGACGAACTGGCCGACATCGACCCGCGGGAGTGCACCATCGCCACGGTGCCGGCCCGCTACGCGCAGGTGGGCGACCTCACCGCCGAGATCGACGAGGTCGCCCACCGATTGGACGTGCTGCTCGATTGGGCCGCCCGCGACGAACGCGACGGCGCGCAGATGCCGCCCGAGCCGAACGAGTAG
- a CDS encoding dolichyl-phosphate beta-glucosyltransferase: protein MTVLVDMPQEKVNPAPRTGPLGHPVLDVVIPVYNEEVALEASVRTVHDYLVQHFAYPFRITVADNASTDGTFQKARALARHLPSLRVVHLERKGRGRALKQVWSESDAAVLAYMDVDLSTDLSALAPLVGALMSGHSDVAIGSRLARGANVVRGPKREFISRSYNLILRATLHARFSDAQCGFKAIRADVARELLPMVTDTSWFFDTELLVLAERAGLRIHEVPVDWYDDPDSRVDIVSTTRDDLAGVWRMQRERRGLAPQLADVRDRMGRGALLDPPRG from the coding sequence ATGACCGTACTCGTCGACATGCCGCAGGAGAAGGTGAATCCGGCGCCTCGCACCGGGCCGTTGGGGCACCCCGTCCTCGACGTGGTGATCCCGGTCTACAACGAGGAGGTCGCGCTCGAGGCGAGCGTGCGCACGGTGCACGACTACCTCGTGCAGCACTTCGCCTACCCGTTCCGGATCACCGTGGCCGACAACGCCTCGACCGACGGCACCTTCCAGAAGGCCCGCGCGCTCGCCCGGCACCTGCCGAGTCTGCGGGTGGTGCACCTGGAGCGCAAGGGGCGCGGCCGGGCCCTGAAGCAGGTGTGGTCGGAGTCGGACGCCGCGGTGCTGGCCTACATGGACGTTGACCTGTCGACCGACCTCAGTGCGCTGGCGCCGCTGGTCGGGGCGTTGATGTCAGGCCACTCCGACGTCGCCATCGGCTCCCGGCTGGCGCGCGGCGCCAACGTCGTCCGAGGGCCCAAGCGGGAGTTCATCTCGCGCTCGTACAACCTCATCCTGCGCGCCACCTTGCACGCCCGGTTCAGCGACGCACAGTGCGGTTTCAAGGCGATCCGGGCCGACGTCGCCCGCGAACTGTTGCCGATGGTCACCGACACCAGTTGGTTCTTCGACACCGAGTTGCTGGTGCTGGCGGAGCGGGCGGGGCTGCGCATCCACGAGGTGCCGGTCGACTGGTACGACGACCCCGACAGCCGCGTCGACATCGTCAGCACCACCCGGGACGACCTTGCCGGCGTGTGGCGGATGCAGCGTGAACGCCGAGGCCTCGCGCCGCAGCTGGCCGATGTGCGCGACCGGATGGGACGGGGCGCCCTGCTCGATCCGCCCCGCGGCTGA